GTCAACGGCAAGCTGTACTTCACCGACGGGGGTGGCAAGCTCCGCGCCTTCGCCATCCCGCCGAGCGCGCAGAAGGTCGCGCGCGTGGCCGGGGACGACCGCTACGGCACGAGTGCCGCCGTCTCCGCGGCCACCTACTCCGCGAACGCGCCCGTCGCCTACGTCGCGTCGGGGCTGCAGTTCCCGGACGCCCTCGCGGGTTCGCCCGCCGCCGGACGCGCCGGAGGCCCGATGCTCCTCGTGCAGCAGGGAGCGGTGCCGCTCTCCGTGCAGGCGGAGCTGCGGCGCCTCCACCCGGCAAAGATCGTCGTGCTCGGCGGAGCGACCAGCGTCTCGAACGCCGTGATGACCACGCTCAAAGGGTTCACGGCCGGCGGCGTGACGCGGGTCAGCGGATCCGACCGCTTCGAGACCGCGGCCGCGGTGTCGCGCGCAACGGCGCCGGTCGGACCGGCGGCCGCGTACGTCGTCTCGGGCCTGTCGTTCCCGGATGCGCTCTCCGCCGGCGCGCTCGCCGCCCGGACCGCCGGTGCGCCGCTGCTGCTGACCACGCAGTCCTCCCTCCCGGCCTCGACGGCCGCCGAGCTCAAGCGGCTGGCGCCCAAGTCGATCGTGGTGGTCGGCGGCGCCCAGGCGGTCTCGGCCGGGGTGCTGACAGCCCTCAAGGCGTACACGACCGGGTCCGTCTCACGGATCAGCGGCTCCGACCGGTTCGAGACGAGCGCGGCCGCCGCTGCGGCGTATCCCGCCGGGACGGTGAAGCCCTACGTCGCCTCTGGCCTCGCCTTCCCGGATGCGCTGTCGGCTTCGGCAGCGGCCGGAACGGCCAAGGCTCCGCTGCTGCTCACCGAGCCCGGCGCAGTGCCGCCCTCGGTCGCCGCGCAGCTGAATCGCCTCGCCGCCTCGCGCATCACGGTGGTCGGCGGAACGGATGCGGTCAGCGACGCCGTGCAGGCGGCCCTCGCCTCCTACGTGAAGTGACGAAAGAGCCGGGCCCGCGGCTGCGGGCCCGGCTCTTTCGAACTCCGTCGGCCGAGCTCAGTCGCGGTCGAGGATCGAGTCCGGCTGGATGTCGATCTTCGCGCCGGTCAGCTTGGCCGCCAGGCGGGCGTTCTGGCCCTCCTTGCCGATGGCGAGCGAGAGCTGGTAGTCGGGGACGAGCGCCCGCACGGCCTTGAGCGACTCGTCGATGACGAACGCGCTGGTCACCTTCGCCGGCGAGAGTGCACTCGACACGAAGGTCGCGAGGTCGGGCGAGTAGTCGACGATGTCGATCTTCTCGTTGTTGAGCTCGGCGGTCACGGCGCGGACGCGCTGGCCGAGTTCGCCGATGCAGGCGCCCTTGGCGTTCACGCCGGGCTCGGTCGCCCGGACGGCGATCTTGGTGCGGTGCCCCGCCTCGCGGGCGAGCGAGACGATCTCCACCACTCCGCTGGCGATCTCGGGGACCTCGAGTGCGAACAGCTTGCGGACGAGCGCCGGGTGGGTGCGCGAAACGGTGATGGACGGACCCTTCGGGCCCTTGCTCACACTGGTGACGTACACGCGGATGCGCGACCCGTGCGCGTACTCCTCGCCCGGGACCTGCTCCTCCGGAGGCAGGATCGCCTCGACGCTTCCCAGGTCGACGTGGATCATGCGCGGGTTCGGACCCTGCTGGATGACGCCCGCGACGATGTCGCCCTCGCGTCCGCGGAACTCGCCGAGCACGGCGTCGTCGGCGATGTCGCGCAGGCGCTGGTTGATGACCTGCTTCGCCGCGAAGGCCGCGATCCGGCCGAAGTCGCTGGGGCTGTCCTCGGCCTCGCCGATGACGTTGCCCTCGTCATCGTGCTCGGGCACGTAGACGGAGACATGTCCGGTCTTGCGGTCGAGGTGCACGCGCGCGGCAGGCGGCTGGTCGCTGTGGCCATGACGGTGATCGGCCTGGTTCGTGTGCTTCAGATAGGCGGTCAGGATGGCCTGCTCGATGATCTGCACCAGTTCATCGAAGGGGATCTCCTTCTCGCGCTCCATGAGACGCAAGACGCTGAGGTCGATGTCCATGCCGGCCTCCTCTATTCAGATCTCGCCACCGCGTGACGGCGCGGCGGACTCAGTCCTCTACGGTACCCGAGATTCCGGAACGCGTGCACGCCGGGTACCGTTCACGGCATGACCTCCCCCACCCGGGTCGCCTCCCGAGTCGAACGCCAGCCCGTCGTCCGCGTCCTCGCACGCGTGGGCCTGGCGGCGATCGGCGTCCTGCACATCCTGATCGGCGTCATCGCCCTCGCCGTCGCGTTCGGATCGGGCGGGAACGCCGACCAGTCCGGCGCCCTCCAGGCCCTCGTCGCCGTCCCCGGAGGACTCTTCGTGGTGTGGGCGGTGATCGTCGGCCTGATCTTCCTCTCCGCGTGGCAGATCCTGCAGGCGTTCACCGCGCACAAGCCCGGCGAGAAGGTGATCGAGGTCGTGAAGTGCGTGGTCTACGCGGCACTGGCCGTTATCGCGATCTCCATCGCCACGGGCAGCCGCAAGAACGCCTCCTCGTCGGAGCAGTCGATGAGCGGAAAGCTGCTCGGGATGCCCGGGGGCGTCTTCCTCCTCGCCGCCATCGGTCTGGTGATCGTCGTGGTCGGAATCGTCTTCGTCTTCAACGGAGTGACCCACCGGTTCGAGCGCGACCTGCGCCTGCCGCCGAACCGCTGGGCGACCGTGACGACGATGCTCGGCCGCATCGGCTACGTCGCCAAAGGAGTCGCGCTGGTGATCGTCGGCGGCCTCGTCACCTTCGGAGCCATCACCGCCGACCCGGAGAAGGCCGGCGGCCTCGACGGCAGCCTCAAGGCGCTGAAGCAGGTACCGTTCGGCGTCGTGCTGCTGGTGACCATCGCGCTGGGGCTGATCCTGTACGGCGTCTTCTGGTGCGTGCGCGCCTACGCGTCCCGCCTCAAGGAGCAGTGACCCGGAGCTATTCGCTGGCGGCGCCCGCGAACTGCGCGTTGTAGAGCGTGTAGTACGCGCCGCCCCGCGCCAGCAGCTCCTGGTGCGTGCCTTGCTCGACGATCCGCCCGGCCTCCATCACCAGGATGAGGTCGGCGTCGCGGATGGTCGACAACCGGTGCGCGATCACGAACGACGTGCGGTCAGCCCGCAGTGCGCTCATCGCCTTCTGCACCAGCAGCTCGGTCCGGGTGTCGACGGACGAGGTCGCCTCGTCGAGGATGAGCACGCTCGGGCGGGCCAGGAACGCCCGGGCGATGGTCAGCAGCTGCTTCTCCCCCGCCGAGACGTTGGATCCCTCGTCGTCGAGCACGGTGTCGTAACCGTCCGGGAGCGAGTGCACGAAGCGGTCGACGTAGGTCGCGCGTGCCGCATCCAGCATCTCCTCCTCGGTCGCGTCGGGGCGGCCGTACAGGATGTTGTCGCGGATCGTCCCCTTGAACAGCCAGGTGTCCTGCAGCACCATCCCCATGCGGCTCCGCAGGTCGTGCCGGCTCATGGTCGCGATGTCGACGCCGTCCAGGGTGATCCGGCCGCCGTCGAGTTCGTAGAACCGCATCATCAGGTTCACCAGCGTCGTCTTGCCCGCGCCGGTCGGCCCGACGATCGCGACGGTCTGCCCGGGCTGGGCGACCAGCGACAGGTCCTCGATGAGCGGGGTGTCCTCCACGTAGCGGAACGAGACGTCCTCGAACGCCAGCAGGCCCCGGGTGCCCTCCGGGTTCTCCGGCTCGGCCGGATCGGCCGACTGCTCCTCCGCATCCAGCAGTTCGAAGACGCGCTCGGCGCTCGCGACGCCCGACTGCAGCAGGTTGGCCATCGAGCCGAGCTGCGTCAGCGGCTGCGTGAACTGGCGCGAGTACTGGATGAACGCGGTCACGTCGCCGAGCTGCATGGCTCCGCTCGCCACCTGAAGTCCGCCGACGACGGCGATCGCCACGTACATCAGGTTCCCGACGAACATCATCGCGGGCATGATGATGCCGGAGATGAACTGGGCGCCGAAGCTGGCCCGGTACATCTCCTGGTTCTTCTCCCGGAACCGCGCCTCCACCTCGCGGTGGCGACCGAACACCTTGACCAGTGAGTGCCCGGTGAACGCCTCCTCGATCTGGCCGTTGAGCTCGCCGGTGTGCTTCCACTGGGCGACGAACAGCTTCTGCGAGCGCTTCGCGATGATCGTCGTGATGACCAGCGTCAGAGGGATGGTAACCAGGGCGATCACCGCGAGCAGGGGCGAGATGACGAACATCAGCACGATGACGCCGATGACCGTGAGCAGCGAGGTGAGCAGCTGGCTCATGGTCTGCTGGAGCGACTGCGAGATGTTGTCGATGTCATTGGTGACGCGGCTGAGGAGCTCGCCGCGCTGCATCCCGTCGAAGTACTTCAGGGGCAGTCGGTGGAGCTTGTCCTCCACGTCCGCGCGCAGGCGGTAGACCGTGCGCTGGGTGACGCCGTTCAGCACGTACGCCTGCAGGTAGCTGAACACCGACGACAGCACGTAGAGCGCGAGCACCCACAGGAGGATCTGCCCGACCGCGGTGAAGTCGATGCCCGCGCCCGGAGTGAAGGTGGTGCCGGAGAGCAGGTCGGCCAACTGGTTCTGGCCCTGCGCCCGCAGCCCGGAGATGATCTGCGCCTGCGTCGTCCCCTGCGGGAACTGCAGCGAGATGGCGCCGGCGAACACCAGGTTGATCGCGTTGCCGATCAGTTTCGGGCCGAGCACGGCGAACGTGACGGACACGATCGCGAGCAGCGTCACCGCGACCAGCCGGAGGCGTTCGGGCCGGAGCCGGCCCAGGAGCCGCTTGGCGCTCGGACCGAAGTTCAGCGACTTCTCGGCCGGCATCCCCATCCCGGCGAACGGGCCTCCACCGCCCGGACCACGGCGCATCGGGGGGCCCACCGGGCGGGCCGGAGCTGTCGTCTTCTCACTCATCCCGGTGCCTCCTAGGCCGCATCCTGCGCCGCGAGCTGCGACGACACGATCTCGGCGTACGTCGCGTTGCTCTGCAGCAGCTCGTCGTGGGTCCCCCGGCCGACCACGCGGCCGTCCTCGAGGACGATGATCTGGTCCGCATCCACGATGGTGGATACCCGCTGCGCGACGACGATCATGGTCGCGTCGGCCACGTCCTTCGCCAGCGCAGCCCGCAGCCGGGCGTCGGTCGCCGTGTCGAGCGCCGAGAACGAGTCGTCGAAGACGTAGATCTCGGGCTTCCGGACGAGCGCCCGCGCGATCGCGAGCCGCTGCCGCTGACCGCCCGAGACGTTGGTGCCGCCCTGCGCGATCGGGGCTTCGAGCTTCTCGGGCATCGCCTCCACGAAGTCGCGCGCCTGCGCCACCTCCAGCGCGTGCCAGAGTTCGTCGTCGCTGGCCTGCGGGTTGCCGTAGCGGAGGTTGGATGCGACGGTGCCCGAGAACAGGTACGGCTTCTGCGGGACGATGCCGATGCGCGACCAGAGCAGCTCGGGATCGAGCTCAGCCACATCCACTCCGTCGACCAGCACGAGCCCGCTGGTCGCATCGAACAGCCGCGGGATGAGGTTCACCAGCGTCGTCTTGCCCGCGCCCGTGCTCCCGATGATCGCGGTCGTCCGGCCGGCCTCCGCCAGGAACGTGACGTCCGTCAGCACCGGGTGCTCAGCGCCGGGATACGAGAAGCCGACGTCGACCAGCTCAACGGTTCCGTGGGCCTGCACCTCGGTCACCGGACGCTCGGGCATCCGCACCGACGACTCCGTGCCCAGCACCTCGCCGATGCGGTCGGCGCAGACGGCGGCACGCGGCACGAGCACGGCCATCATGGTCGACATCATCACGCCCATCAGGATCTGCGTGAGGTACTGCAGGAATGCGGTCAGCGTCCCGACTTGGAGGGAGCCGTCCTGGACGCGGAACGAGCCGAACCAGATCACCGCGACGCTCGACACGTTGAGCACCAGCATGACGATCGGGAACATCAGCGCGAACAGCCGCCCCGCCTTCAGCGCGGTCTCCGTGACCTCGTCGTTCGCGGTGCGGAAGCGGCGGGTCTCGACGTCTTCGCGCACGAACGCACGCACCACGCGGATGCCGCTGAGCTGCTCCCGCATGACGCGGTTGACGCGGTCGATCCTGTCCTGCATCCGCCGGAACAGGGGCACCATCCGGGAGATGATGATGCTCACGGCGATCAGGAGCGCTGGGACGCTGACCGCGATCAGCCAGGAGAGGTCGATGTCCTGCTGCATCGCCAGCACGATCCCGCCGACGGCGAGGATGGGCGCGGAGACGAGCAGCGTGCAGGTCATCATGACCAGCATCTGCACCTGCTGCACGTCGTTGGTGTTCCGGGTGATCAGCGACGGCGCCCCGAACGACGACACCTCGCGCTCGGAGAACTCGCCGACGCGGTGGAAGATCGCTTCCCGAAGATCACGGCCGACCAGCATCGCGACCTTCGCGCCGAAGTAGACCGCCGTGATCGCACAGGCGACCTGGACGAGCGTGACACCGAGCATCTCGGCGCCCACCGACATGATGTAGCCCGTGTCGCCCTTCGCGACGCCGTTGTCGATGATGGCGGCGTTCAGCGTCGGCAGCCAGAGCGAGAGCAGCGACTGCGCCAGCTGGAAGACGAGCACGCCGATCAGCAGCGGCCAGTGAGGCCGGAGGAACCGGCCGAGGAGTTTCAGGAGCATGATGCCTCCGGGTGCGGCGACGGGGTGGGAGTGGATGCGACGTGGGGCGAGGTGCCCGCGATGCCGACGAGGGTCATCCGGGCGAGGTCGTCGATGCTGAACTCGATCCCGTCGTTGAGGGCGGGGAAGGCGGACGAGAAGCTGATCAACCGGAGCAGGTGCGCGACGCGCTCCGGCGGCCAGTTCAGCTCCTGAACCTCGGGTTCCAGGATGTGCGCGATGATCCGGGCGAACTCGCCGCGCTCCTGCGGCACGGGCGGACGCTCGGCGCCGATGACGTGCATGATGCGCATGACGCTGTGGAACCGCTCCCGGAGCAGGTAGAGAATGGCCCGGACCTTGTGCTCCAGCGGCAGCGCGGGGTCGATGCTGCGGAGCGCCTCACGCAGCGGCTCCGGGTCGAGGTACTTCTCGATGGCGGCCTGCACCAGCGCTTCCTTGTCGCCGAAGGCGCGGAAGATCGTGCCCTCGGCGATGCCGGCGGCCTCCGCGATCTGCCGCGATGTCACTCCGCGGCCGTGCTCGAGGAGAAGCGGGATGACCGCATCCACGATCATCGCTTTGCGGTGGTCCGCGGCCATGGGCTGGGCGCGCGTGCGCGGCGCATCCACGGTCAGGGCATCGTCGTTCACGGGCGACACTCTACGCGGAGTGAGTGCTCACTCACAAGCGTTCGGGTCGCCAGTTCTTGGTCACTCGCCTGGTGCGAAGATCTCCGAGATCTCGTCCACCTCGGCGGGGGTCGGCTTCCAGGCCGTCGCAGCCTCGGCGTTGGCGACGATCTGCTCCGGCTTGGTCGCCCCGGCGATCACGCTGGTCAGGCCCGGCTGCGCCAGCAGCCACGCGAACGTGGCCGCCAGCATGCTGACGCCGCGCTGGTCGCAGAACGCCTGATACTGCTCGATGCGATCCCACGGGGCAGTGTCGAGCAGGTGCTTGCGGAGGTTCATGATCCGGCTGTCGGCCGGGCCGCCCTCGCGGGTGAACTTGCCCGTGAACAGTCCGTTGTAGAGCGGGAAGTACGGCAGGAACCCCAGGCCGTAGCGGTTCACCGCCGGCAGCACCTCGCGCTCGGCGTCGCGCGCCAGGAGGCTGTACTCGTTCTGCGCGGAGACGAACTTCGGATGCCCGTGCAGCCGGGCCGTGAACTCGGCCTCGGCGATCTGCCAGCCCGGAAGGTTCGAGTGGCCGATGTAACGGACCTTGCCCTCGGCGATGAGGTCGTCCAGCGTCTCCAGGGTCTCCTCGATCGGCGTGACGCCGTCGGGCTGGTGCAGCTGGTAGAGGTCGATCCAGTCGGTGCGGAGACGGCGCAGCGAGCTCTCCACCGCGAGCCGGATGTACCGGCGTGAGGCGCGTGCGTTCCAGTCGGGCCCGTTGACCCCGGACATATCCATCCCGAACTTCGTGGCCAGCACGATCTTGTCGCGCTTCCCCTCCAGCGATTTGCCCATGAGAGTCTCGGAGAGTCCCCGCTCCTTGCCGTAGATGTCCGCGGTGTCGAACAGCGTCACCCCGGCGTCGATGGCGGCGCCGATCACCGCATCCGTCCCCTCCTGCGTCTCGGTCGCGGTGTCCTTCCGGCCGAAGTTGTTGCAGCCGAGACCGACCGTGGAGACGATCAGTCCGGAGGGGCCGAGGGTGCGGTATTCGATGTTCGCCATGCTTCGAGTCTAGGCACGCGCGAGGTCCTGCTCGCCTCGCGTTCGCCGCCGGAATCCGTCCCCAGTCGACGCTCTTCGGCGCTTATCCCCCGATGTCCGATTCCCGCGAGTGCGAGGTCGGTGGTGCGCCCTAGAGTCGACCCATGAGCAGTTCCTTCGCCTATCTCCTCCGCACGCCGAGCCCCATCGGGCGGCTCGAGCTGACCAGCGACGGCACGGCCGTCACGTCGCTCTCGATCGAGCGCGCCGGCCACCTCCCCCTCGAAGACCACCCGGAACGCAGCACACCGGTTCTCGACGATGCCGCCGCCCAGCTCGGCGAATACTTCGCGGGGTCGCGGCGCGCGTTCGACGTGCCCGTCCGCCTGCAGG
This region of Leifsonia sp. fls2-241-R2A-40a genomic DNA includes:
- a CDS encoding TetR/AcrR family transcriptional regulator, which translates into the protein MNDDALTVDAPRTRAQPMAADHRKAMIVDAVIPLLLEHGRGVTSRQIAEAAGIAEGTIFRAFGDKEALVQAAIEKYLDPEPLREALRSIDPALPLEHKVRAILYLLRERFHSVMRIMHVIGAERPPVPQERGEFARIIAHILEPEVQELNWPPERVAHLLRLISFSSAFPALNDGIEFSIDDLARMTLVGIAGTSPHVASTPTPSPHPEASCS
- a CDS encoding ABC transporter ATP-binding protein — its product is MLLKLLGRFLRPHWPLLIGVLVFQLAQSLLSLWLPTLNAAIIDNGVAKGDTGYIMSVGAEMLGVTLVQVACAITAVYFGAKVAMLVGRDLREAIFHRVGEFSEREVSSFGAPSLITRNTNDVQQVQMLVMMTCTLLVSAPILAVGGIVLAMQQDIDLSWLIAVSVPALLIAVSIIISRMVPLFRRMQDRIDRVNRVMREQLSGIRVVRAFVREDVETRRFRTANDEVTETALKAGRLFALMFPIVMLVLNVSSVAVIWFGSFRVQDGSLQVGTLTAFLQYLTQILMGVMMSTMMAVLVPRAAVCADRIGEVLGTESSVRMPERPVTEVQAHGTVELVDVGFSYPGAEHPVLTDVTFLAEAGRTTAIIGSTGAGKTTLVNLIPRLFDATSGLVLVDGVDVAELDPELLWSRIGIVPQKPYLFSGTVASNLRYGNPQASDDELWHALEVAQARDFVEAMPEKLEAPIAQGGTNVSGGQRQRLAIARALVRKPEIYVFDDSFSALDTATDARLRAALAKDVADATMIVVAQRVSTIVDADQIIVLEDGRVVGRGTHDELLQSNATYAEIVSSQLAAQDAA
- a CDS encoding aldo/keto reductase → MANIEYRTLGPSGLIVSTVGLGCNNFGRKDTATETQEGTDAVIGAAIDAGVTLFDTADIYGKERGLSETLMGKSLEGKRDKIVLATKFGMDMSGVNGPDWNARASRRYIRLAVESSLRRLRTDWIDLYQLHQPDGVTPIEETLETLDDLIAEGKVRYIGHSNLPGWQIAEAEFTARLHGHPKFVSAQNEYSLLARDAEREVLPAVNRYGLGFLPYFPLYNGLFTGKFTREGGPADSRIMNLRKHLLDTAPWDRIEQYQAFCDQRGVSMLAATFAWLLAQPGLTSVIAGATKPEQIVANAEAATAWKPTPAEVDEISEIFAPGE
- a CDS encoding ABC transporter ATP-binding protein, with the protein product MSEKTTAPARPVGPPMRRGPGGGGPFAGMGMPAEKSLNFGPSAKRLLGRLRPERLRLVAVTLLAIVSVTFAVLGPKLIGNAINLVFAGAISLQFPQGTTQAQIISGLRAQGQNQLADLLSGTTFTPGAGIDFTAVGQILLWVLALYVLSSVFSYLQAYVLNGVTQRTVYRLRADVEDKLHRLPLKYFDGMQRGELLSRVTNDIDNISQSLQQTMSQLLTSLLTVIGVIVLMFVISPLLAVIALVTIPLTLVITTIIAKRSQKLFVAQWKHTGELNGQIEEAFTGHSLVKVFGRHREVEARFREKNQEMYRASFGAQFISGIIMPAMMFVGNLMYVAIAVVGGLQVASGAMQLGDVTAFIQYSRQFTQPLTQLGSMANLLQSGVASAERVFELLDAEEQSADPAEPENPEGTRGLLAFEDVSFRYVEDTPLIEDLSLVAQPGQTVAIVGPTGAGKTTLVNLMMRFYELDGGRITLDGVDIATMSRHDLRSRMGMVLQDTWLFKGTIRDNILYGRPDATEEEMLDAARATYVDRFVHSLPDGYDTVLDDEGSNVSAGEKQLLTIARAFLARPSVLILDEATSSVDTRTELLVQKAMSALRADRTSFVIAHRLSTIRDADLILVMEAGRIVEQGTHQELLARGGAYYTLYNAQFAGAASE
- the nusA gene encoding transcription termination factor NusA — protein: MDIDLSVLRLMEREKEIPFDELVQIIEQAILTAYLKHTNQADHRHGHSDQPPAARVHLDRKTGHVSVYVPEHDDEGNVIGEAEDSPSDFGRIAAFAAKQVINQRLRDIADDAVLGEFRGREGDIVAGVIQQGPNPRMIHVDLGSVEAILPPEEQVPGEEYAHGSRIRVYVTSVSKGPKGPSITVSRTHPALVRKLFALEVPEIASGVVEIVSLAREAGHRTKIAVRATEPGVNAKGACIGELGQRVRAVTAELNNEKIDIVDYSPDLATFVSSALSPAKVTSAFVIDESLKAVRALVPDYQLSLAIGKEGQNARLAAKLTGAKIDIQPDSILDRD
- a CDS encoding DUF1206 domain-containing protein — protein: MTSPTRVASRVERQPVVRVLARVGLAAIGVLHILIGVIALAVAFGSGGNADQSGALQALVAVPGGLFVVWAVIVGLIFLSAWQILQAFTAHKPGEKVIEVVKCVVYAALAVIAISIATGSRKNASSSEQSMSGKLLGMPGGVFLLAAIGLVIVVVGIVFVFNGVTHRFERDLRLPPNRWATVTTMLGRIGYVAKGVALVIVGGLVTFGAITADPEKAGGLDGSLKALKQVPFGVVLLVTIALGLILYGVFWCVRAYASRLKEQ